A single genomic interval of Lewinellaceae bacterium harbors:
- a CDS encoding TonB-dependent receptor has translation MSILLHWSTTKVHGLPSTFGKLLPILLFPIFLWGQQITVTGTVTSSADGLPLIGVNIQEKGTQNGTTTDLDGMFSLTAPANATLVFSYIGFQTQELPVNNQSKLSVVMDEEAKLLEDVVVTGYRKEIRSNVSSAIATVKPKDIEKLSVVGLDQALQGQVAGLQVTQTTGAPGDDIAVRMRGVSTLGNNNPLYIIDGVPTTGPVNMFSLNDVESIQVLKDGAAAAIYGSRAANGVIIITTKKGQSGDPVFSFQSYYGVQTPANLPELLDSRDYLTIRNEAIRNANTLRDPRRQLDTFPLSILDTLPNNNWLDLLFNPAPMQRYSLSATGGAASSTYYVMGEYLSQDGIFRGQGFNKYLVRFNGEIGKSKFKVGNNFAFSYTDRKVINSSGDGAGPGNELSGIRYTLIAAPVFPIYDKEGNYVNTSNVLGDPSLYGDGNANPLAFVDATDWTIRRHRAFGNVFAEWSPIADLSVRTNLGLDLLFENNKLFKQRLSAAIYDPSSLSEGRSYSQNLVWNNTINYQHNFGSNGDHQTSFLLGMEAIDNQANYLGASANNFIRTDPLFRYIDNSVAADISNIGASGIETAWGLLSYFAQANYNYRNRYILQTAVRRDGSSRFGSEHRWGTFPSVSVAWNIGNEDFLQNIKALSSLKLRASWGQLGNQEIGIYPYSSLVRTGQFVYPFGGSIATGATVVETGNQNIRWETTTQKNVGVDLSLWNDKLSIVADYYIKNSTDILVRVPIPQIAGSVNPPYVNAGKVQNKGLELATSLRNHWGDLQYSVTANVSTVSNKVISLAGSEPILGGFGLSDGPITKTEPGYPIGSFFLYDAIGIFNTQEEIESSPFQTADTRPGDIKFADLNGDNVIDDKDRAHFGSPFPDLVYGLTLNLTYKNFDFSTLLQGVQGNDVYFLFGNFAYETQSRGFNSYKEILNRWTPTHTDTDIPKVSYDDRNGNRRISTRFLEDGSYLRFRNITLGYNLTHLLPKDWVRNVRIYTTVQNAFTFTKYPGLDPEIQANSNDTNGFGVSSDLAVGIDWGTVPAPRIFMVGIDLDF, from the coding sequence ATGAGCATACTTCTACATTGGTCAACAACCAAGGTCCATGGCTTGCCTTCAACATTCGGCAAGCTCTTACCAATCCTGCTATTTCCAATATTTCTATGGGGTCAACAGATCACCGTTACAGGAACAGTGACCTCATCCGCTGATGGACTACCCCTGATCGGGGTTAATATCCAGGAGAAAGGAACCCAGAATGGAACCACCACCGACCTGGATGGCATGTTCAGCCTGACCGCCCCCGCGAATGCAACACTGGTTTTCAGCTACATCGGATTCCAAACCCAGGAACTACCAGTCAACAACCAATCCAAACTTTCTGTCGTCATGGACGAAGAAGCCAAATTGCTGGAAGACGTGGTGGTAACCGGTTATCGAAAGGAAATCCGCAGCAACGTATCCAGCGCCATTGCAACGGTAAAACCCAAAGACATCGAAAAACTATCGGTGGTCGGCCTGGACCAGGCATTGCAGGGACAGGTCGCAGGTTTGCAGGTCACCCAAACCACCGGCGCTCCCGGTGACGACATCGCCGTACGCATGCGCGGTGTGAGTACGCTGGGCAACAACAATCCCCTATACATCATCGACGGCGTACCTACCACCGGACCAGTTAATATGTTTTCCCTCAACGATGTAGAATCCATCCAGGTCCTCAAGGATGGTGCCGCCGCCGCCATCTACGGTTCCCGCGCTGCCAACGGTGTCATCATCATCACCACTAAAAAAGGTCAAAGTGGAGACCCGGTCTTTTCATTCCAGTCTTACTATGGTGTCCAGACGCCTGCCAATCTACCCGAACTCCTGGACTCACGCGACTACCTGACCATCCGCAATGAAGCCATTCGCAATGCCAATACACTACGCGATCCGCGCCGCCAGCTGGACACTTTTCCGCTGTCCATCCTGGATACATTGCCCAACAACAACTGGCTGGACCTCCTCTTTAATCCGGCTCCAATGCAACGCTATTCCTTGAGTGCCACCGGTGGAGCAGCCAGCAGCACCTATTATGTAATGGGTGAATATCTGTCTCAGGATGGGATCTTCCGCGGGCAGGGGTTTAATAAATACCTGGTCCGGTTTAACGGAGAAATCGGCAAGAGCAAGTTTAAGGTGGGTAACAACTTTGCCTTTTCCTACACCGACCGCAAGGTGATTAATTCATCGGGGGATGGCGCCGGGCCTGGCAATGAACTAAGCGGTATCCGTTATACCCTGATCGCTGCACCGGTATTTCCCATTTACGATAAGGAGGGCAATTACGTCAACACCTCCAATGTCCTGGGGGACCCATCTCTTTATGGCGATGGAAATGCCAATCCGCTGGCCTTTGTAGATGCCACCGACTGGACCATCCGCCGGCACCGGGCCTTTGGCAATGTATTCGCGGAATGGAGCCCGATCGCAGACCTGAGCGTGCGCACCAATCTGGGCCTCGACCTGCTGTTTGAAAACAATAAACTCTTCAAGCAACGCCTGTCTGCGGCCATTTACGATCCTTCATCTCTTTCCGAAGGCCGCAGCTACAGCCAAAATCTGGTCTGGAACAATACCATAAACTACCAGCATAATTTTGGTTCCAACGGAGACCACCAGACTTCATTCCTATTGGGCATGGAAGCCATCGACAACCAGGCCAATTACCTGGGCGCCTCCGCCAATAATTTCATCCGCACCGATCCGCTCTTCCGCTACATTGACAATTCGGTCGCAGCAGATATCAGCAACATCGGTGCTTCCGGTATTGAGACAGCCTGGGGATTATTATCCTATTTTGCCCAGGCAAACTACAATTACCGCAACCGGTATATCCTTCAAACTGCAGTGCGCCGGGATGGTTCTTCGCGATTTGGCTCGGAACACCGCTGGGGAACTTTCCCGTCGGTATCGGTCGCCTGGAATATCGGCAACGAAGATTTCCTGCAAAATATCAAGGCATTATCATCCCTTAAGCTGCGGGCTTCATGGGGCCAACTGGGTAACCAGGAGATAGGCATTTATCCTTACAGCTCCCTGGTACGCACCGGACAATTTGTTTATCCTTTTGGCGGCTCGATTGCCACCGGCGCTACGGTTGTCGAAACAGGGAATCAAAACATCCGCTGGGAGACCACCACGCAGAAAAATGTGGGTGTTGACCTCAGCCTTTGGAATGACAAGCTTTCGATCGTAGCCGACTACTACATCAAGAACAGCACCGATATCCTGGTCCGTGTGCCCATACCCCAGATCGCCGGGTCAGTCAATCCTCCTTATGTGAATGCCGGCAAAGTACAAAATAAGGGGTTGGAGCTGGCCACCAGCCTGCGCAATCACTGGGGAGACTTGCAGTATTCGGTAACTGCCAATGTGAGCACCGTCAGCAACAAGGTGATCTCACTGGCCGGCAGCGAGCCTATCCTGGGTGGATTTGGTCTGTCGGACGGACCCATCACCAAGACCGAACCCGGCTATCCGATCGGGTCTTTCTTCCTGTATGACGCCATCGGCATCTTCAACACCCAGGAGGAGATAGAGTCCAGTCCCTTTCAGACCGCCGATACCCGGCCGGGTGATATCAAATTTGCCGATCTGAACGGAGACAATGTGATTGATGATAAGGACAGGGCGCATTTCGGCAGTCCTTTCCCGGACCTCGTCTACGGTCTAACCCTAAACCTGACGTACAAGAACTTTGACTTCTCTACCCTTCTGCAGGGGGTTCAGGGTAATGACGTCTATTTCCTCTTTGGTAATTTTGCCTACGAGACTCAATCCCGTGGTTTTAATTCTTACAAGGAGATCCTGAACCGCTGGACACCGACCCATACCGACACAGATATCCCCAAAGTAAGCTACGATGACCGCAACGGGAACCGGCGTATTTCCACCCGCTTCCTGGAAGATGGATCGTACCTGCGCTTCCGCAACATCACGCTGGGATACAACCTGACGCACCTGTTGCCGAAAGACTGGGTACGGAATGTACGCATCTACACCACGGTTCAGAACGCTTTCACCTTTACCAAATATCCCGGTTTGGACCCGGAAATCCAGGCCAACTCCAACGACACCAACGGTTTTGGTGTATCCTCCGACCTGGCCGTGGGCATCGACTGGGGTACCGTACCAGCACCCCGCATATTTATGGTGGGTATAGACCTGGACTTTTAA
- a CDS encoding helix-turn-helix transcriptional regulator codes for MKIFREITPVKKSDVFVILDSYNVHFDYPIHNHPEYELNLVIGSSGNRIVGDSIEGYAKKDLVLLGPYLYHKWDRTDIRPDGVGPDCRVVTIQFDEHLFDSTLLSKGPFYRIRKLLNRSNRGICFTGTTFDQAQSLITGLTRLQGFESVLVFLQLLELLANSTECRFLASEVFREYALDLDNHRMEIAYQYVVRNFNNPDLKIGEVAEKLHMAESTFSHFFKKNTNKSFTHFLLDLRLGYACKQLLESDDNVGNISLKSGFNNLANFNRLFRKYRRCTPLQYRKQYKMRVDFDWSHQLTPYQFVPEDNGNHPLLKPEDYATKLAHN; via the coding sequence ATGAAGATATTTCGTGAGATCACCCCTGTTAAGAAAAGCGATGTATTTGTCATCCTGGACTCCTACAACGTTCATTTTGACTATCCCATTCACAATCACCCGGAGTATGAATTAAACCTGGTTATCGGTTCTTCGGGCAACCGCATTGTAGGCGATAGCATCGAAGGATACGCCAAAAAAGACCTGGTCTTGTTGGGACCTTATTTATATCACAAGTGGGATAGGACCGATATCCGTCCGGATGGGGTAGGGCCGGATTGTCGCGTGGTCACCATCCAGTTTGACGAGCATTTGTTTGACAGCACATTACTGAGTAAAGGGCCTTTTTACCGCATCCGCAAGTTGTTAAACCGGTCAAACCGGGGAATCTGTTTCACGGGTACGACATTCGATCAGGCGCAATCATTGATCACCGGTCTGACCAGATTGCAGGGCTTCGAGAGTGTTTTGGTGTTTCTTCAATTATTGGAATTATTGGCCAATAGCACCGAATGCAGATTCCTTGCCAGCGAAGTTTTCCGCGAATATGCCCTGGATTTGGACAACCACCGGATGGAGATCGCCTACCAGTACGTGGTGCGGAATTTCAACAACCCGGACCTGAAGATCGGGGAGGTAGCCGAGAAACTGCATATGGCGGAATCTACCTTCAGTCATTTTTTTAAAAAGAATACCAATAAGAGCTTTACACATTTTTTACTCGACCTGCGATTGGGCTATGCCTGCAAGCAATTGTTGGAGTCTGATGATAACGTGGGAAACATCAGCCTTAAGTCAGGTTTCAACAATCTCGCCAATTTTAACCGCCTCTTTCGCAAATATCGGCGCTGTACGCCGTTGCAGTACCGCAAGCAATATAAGATGCGGGTTGATTTTGACTGGTCGCATCAGCTCACGCCCTACCAATTCGTTCCGGAAGACAATGGCAATCATCCGTTGCTGAAGCCAGAGGATTATGCGACGAAACTGGCCCACAATTGA